The sequence below is a genomic window from Dyadobacter chenwenxiniae.
CATTGATCCGAAGGATGTAAGCAGTAAATTTTTTACCATGAAAACAAAAAGTACTGCATACGACTATCCCCGGATGACAAGCATATCCCTGAAATTCAAAGCTGTAAAGTAAGCCCACATTCGCAAAACACTGGAAAATGAAGAATCTTGAAAAGGCCTTTGCGCTTTTTGACGCCTATAATCGCAATTCGCCCGAGCATTTGATCCACGAGGGGACAGATTATCCCGTAGAATATTTTTATGCCGTTAAATTATATGAATGGGTTACCAAACTAGCTCCGGATGCGAGCGAGGGCTTGCTACTTGCGTCAAGAGCGCAGCATATAGGGCGCTGGGAAATTGCCAGAAACAGTTACCCGGAAGGCAGGGTTGGCTATCTTAAATGGCGAACCGACTTGTCCAAATTTCACGCTTCAAAAGCCGCTGAGATATTGGGATCGGTGGGTTATGATTCGGAGACAATCGAACGCGTACAGCAAATTATCCGCAAGCAAGGGATCAAAGCAGATCCCGAAATACAGACTATGGAGAACGCGCTTTGCCTGGTTTTTCTCCAATATCAATATGACAACCTCATTGGCAAGACAAGTGAGGAGAAAATGATTAATATTTTGCAGAAAACCTGGGCGAAAATGAGTGATCCCGGCAGGAATATGGCGCTTTCCTTACATTATAGCGATGAAGGAAAGCGCCTGATAAACATGGCATTAAATGCTGGTTGATGCCATGTTTATTAATCTTTTTGGGCCGTTTCTTTCCTGTTATCCAGTGTTTCCGCGGTCTTCACCAGCTGGACAAATTCTGAGCGGTAACCTTCTTCATCTTTGCCAAAAGCTGTTTTTGCGCGGGCGATAACATCGCGGTAACTCGCTTTTCCCTTAAACTCCGAACCCCGAAGCAACAACCCGAATTCCGCCACGGCGCTGGCAAAACGAAGGTTTTCAGAGCACGCCGCCATGGGTCGGGAAATGTTTTTAACAGGCATATCAAACAAAACGCTTTGGTCTTCGTCCGGTTTTTTGTAGCGGATTTTCAAAGTCAGCATTTCGTCTGTTTTGCCGATGTCCGATGCATCTGTTTTCTGATATTTCAATGCATCATTCTTTGACAGATAGGGGCTTTTTGCACCTGTGGGAACGATCTCGTACAATGCAGTAACCGTATGCCCCGAGCCCATCTCGCCGGCATCTTTCTTGTCGTCATGAAATTCTTCATTTTTGAGCGCCCGATTTTCGTAACCTATTAATCTGTAAGCTTGTACGTGGCGGGGATTGAATTCGATCTGAATTTTTACATCCTTGGCAATTGTGAAAAGTGTTCCGCCGAATTCCTGTACAAACTCCTTTCTTGCTTCCTGAATGTTATCAATGTAAGCATAGTTGCCATTGCCTTTGTCGGCGAGCGTTTCAATGTGGCTGTCTTTATAATTTCCCATCCCAAATCCCATAATGCTTAGAAAAATTCCCTCTTTCCGCTTTTCTTCGATCAGTCGCTGCAACGCTCCCTCGCTGGATATACCGACATTGAAGTCGCCGTCCGTGGCCAGGATCACACGGTTGTTTCCGTTTTTTATGAAGTTGTCCTTTGCCAGTTTATAAGCCAGTTCAATGCCTGCGCCGCCAGCCGTTGAGCCGCCCGCTTCTAAACCATCCAGCGCTTCCTTAATGGTCATCTTTTCACTGCCTGATGTAGGTTTCAAGATTTCTCCCGCAGCGCCTGCGTACACCACAATGGAAATTTTATCCTGAGGCCTAAGCTGGTCAACCAGGAGTTTGAAAGCCTGCTTCAATAGCGGAAGCTTGTTTTGATCGGACATGGAGCCGGAAACGTCGATCAGGAAAACGAGGTTGGAAGCAGGCAGATTTTTAGTCGGGACGGTTTTCGCCTGCAAGCCAATGTGCAGGAGTTTCAGTCCCGGGTTCCAGGGAGAATCGGTCATTTCGGTTGATACGGCGATAGGATGCTCGCCCGAAGGCCCGGCGTAATCATAGTCAAAGTAATTGATCATTTCCTCAATCCTGACCGCATCCACGGGCGGCATCTGACCATTGTTCAGAAAACGCCGCGTGTTGCTGTAAGCTGCCCGGTCCACGTCTACCGAGAAGGTTGTAACTGGCATCTGCGACGCAACCTGGAAACCGTTTTCATTGATAGGATTGTAATTTTCGGTTTCCCCAGGCTGATACCTTTGCATAGGCGCCATAAAAGTCTGTGGTGCCGATTCCATTTTGACGTAACTGCCGGAAACTTTTCGGTGGACTGTCTGATGGTCAGCCAGTGCTTCGGTTAGATTGATCCTGCCCGTTTTAAGCGTTACATTAATCGTGTTGCTTTTGCCTATGTCAATCTGTTGGGTCGTTAAATGCGGCAGAACGAATGTCAGTTTGAGCGCATAAGCCGGCACCTGGATAGTGTAACGGCCGAGCGAATCTGTGGTGGTTGAAATCATAGTATTCGGGACCGAGACCATTACACCGGCAAGTGGTTTTTGATACTCGTCCGTCACAACGCCGGTGATTTTCCTGTTCTGCAGCAATGTAAATGCAGTCAGGGCGAAAAAGAGGAGCAACGCAATTTTACTTTTCATGGTTAATAGATTTTTTGTTTATTGACAGGATGCAAGCTGCATTCAGATTCCATAAATTTTTTCTGACTTTTTTTATGGAATTTCAAATGAGCTGCATCTAATGCTTGACACACAGCAGTAATCATGTTTTTAAGCCGGCGCATGTGAGGTTTTTAAGAATATTTAGGGGAAATACAGCGGCATCGCTTTCAGAGGCGCAGCAACTCAGGGCCTATCGCAGCTCCGGGGATGTTGGCGTGTTGGGGGCGCTTTATGAACCTTACATGGAAATGGTTTTTGCGGTGTGTTTCAAATATTTGCGTGATGAAGATGCGTGTAAGGACGCGGTGATGCAGATTTTTGAAAAACTTGTTGTTGAATTACGGACGCATGAAGTGGAACATTTCAAAAGCTGGCTTCACAGCGTTTGCCGGAACTTTTGCCTGATGCAGCTTCGTGCAAGAAAGACATTTGTTACAGCCCATGATATTGACAATGAGCACGATGAAACATTGCTGATCGCGACCGGCCCCGAAGAGCCGCTTTTCTACGATCGGCAATTTGACGCGTTGGAAATGTGCCTGGGAACATTGCAAACGGAGCAGAGAATGACGATCCAGCTGTTTTACATGCAGGAAAAATGTTATAAAGAAATTAGTGAGGAAACCGGTTTCGATCTCAATAAAGTGAAAAGTTACATCCAGAACGGAAAACGGAACCTGAAAATTTGCATCGAGAGAAATGGTAGAGAATAGATCTGATATGGCTGGATTTGAGGAGTTTCGCCGCTATCAGAATGGTGAAATGTCGCCCCGGGAGCAACATTTGCTAGAAAAGCAGATGCTGGAAGATCCTATGCTTGCTGAGGCATATGAAGGATTTCTCGCCATGCACCATAACACGGCCGATCTGGCCAGCTTGCAAAAAGAGCTGAAACAAAACCTGGAACGCAGGACTACTAATCATAGAAAGTGGATAATTCCGCTATGGACCTACGGCGCAGCTGCTTCGCTGGTCCTTACTTTGGGAACGCTTTGGCTTGTGTTTGTGTCCAATCCACAAAAGGGTGACAACAAAGAAACTGGACAAAATCTAGTCGAAATACCTGCGCCAGAACCTGAAACGGCGCGCCAATCCGAGCCTGAAACCGCCGCTCCATCTGCTCCTGAAACAAAACCAGCAATAGCATCCCAAACTGAAAAACCAGCTCCGCGAACAACGACGCCAGGGAGCCGTGCGCAGGAGCCAGAACCTGCAACTGTGGTTTCCCCGCGAAAGTTTGAAACCGATTTAGCCGCCGCAGATCATGATGACCAGGTAAGTGTGCCTGCTGCTGCGCCAGCGGAAAAGCAGGCATTTGCCAACACAGCGCGTGGTCCGGTGCCTGCCCCTGCCAGTCGCGTACGGGAGCAGCCTAAGTACAAAAAGAGTCAAACTGTTGTACCCGAGGCGACTTCTGTCAGAAGTCTTACAGCGCTGCCTGTTCCGGCAGATTCTGTTATGAAGCTCACAGCCAGCCCTTTAATGGGATGGGATGCGTATAGATCTTATCTGGAAAAACGAACCGCCGCCGCCAGGCGAAAAGGAGAAGTGACGGTCAGCTTCTATGTTAATTCAGACGGCACGTTAGCCGACTTGACGGCCGAAGGGGAAAGGCAGTTGCAACCAGAAGCAATCCGCATTGTGAAGGAAGGCCCGCAATGGGTTCCCGCCAGACAAAATGGCTCCGCCGTCCGTACACCTGTGAAGGTTATATTGAATTTCAAAAAGTAGGTAGTTTCTCCTCACTCATCTACCGGGATAACTTCAAAAAGTAGCTGTTTTCTCCTTGTCAATCTACCGGGATCCCTGTGGTTGAACGCATTACACGTTTCCGCCGGAATATAATTATCCAGGGATTTAAATAATCGCGCAAAGTTTTATCGGTTACAAAACTACATCGTAGAACTAATTTGTATTTTTTTTCAAAATAGAATCTGAATTTTTTGCAGTCTGGATACTTGTATTTAATTTTACTACCTACATTAAGACTCCCTTCATACATATACCCTTTATAATAATTTCTGTAAATCAAACTGTACCACCAATTATTGATGTTTTATTAGATTTAATACGACAGAAAAAGGGTCTTTCGAATAAAATTTTCGTGTGGATTTTGTAATCGGCAGTATTATTACTAATTCTACGTAAGAATTGGTTGTTATTTCGAATCAATCAGGCGGTGAGCAGCTTAAACCTGGCGGAACCTCCAAGTAGTACCATCAACAAGCACCAGACAATTTGAATATTTTTTACTCAACCTATGAGCAGTAGAAGAAATCTCTTGATAATAGACGATGAACCCAGTATCACCAAGATATTAGAGCATTTTCTAAAAAAGGACTTTGATGTTGTAATTAAAAGTGACGGGTCCGAAGGCATGCTTTGGCTCGAAGAGGGAAATCAGGCTGACTTGATTATTGCCGACTTGCATATGCCCAATTTGAGCGGAAAAGAGTTCTTAAAGGTTGCAAAGGCCAGCAATTTGTACGCTGATATTCCCGTGATCATCCTTTCCGGATCTGACGAAAGCAGTGAACGGATACAATGTCTTAACCTGGGCGCGGACGATT
It includes:
- a CDS encoding YfbK domain-containing protein; the encoded protein is MKSKIALLLFFALTAFTLLQNRKITGVVTDEYQKPLAGVMVSVPNTMISTTTDSLGRYTIQVPAYALKLTFVLPHLTTQQIDIGKSNTINVTLKTGRINLTEALADHQTVHRKVSGSYVKMESAPQTFMAPMQRYQPGETENYNPINENGFQVASQMPVTTFSVDVDRAAYSNTRRFLNNGQMPPVDAVRIEEMINYFDYDYAGPSGEHPIAVSTEMTDSPWNPGLKLLHIGLQAKTVPTKNLPASNLVFLIDVSGSMSDQNKLPLLKQAFKLLVDQLRPQDKISIVVYAGAAGEILKPTSGSEKMTIKEALDGLEAGGSTAGGAGIELAYKLAKDNFIKNGNNRVILATDGDFNVGISSEGALQRLIEEKRKEGIFLSIMGFGMGNYKDSHIETLADKGNGNYAYIDNIQEARKEFVQEFGGTLFTIAKDVKIQIEFNPRHVQAYRLIGYENRALKNEEFHDDKKDAGEMGSGHTVTALYEIVPTGAKSPYLSKNDALKYQKTDASDIGKTDEMLTLKIRYKKPDEDQSVLFDMPVKNISRPMAACSENLRFASAVAEFGLLLRGSEFKGKASYRDVIARAKTAFGKDEEGYRSEFVQLVKTAETLDNRKETAQKD
- a CDS encoding RNA polymerase sigma factor yields the protein MRFLRIFRGNTAASLSEAQQLRAYRSSGDVGVLGALYEPYMEMVFAVCFKYLRDEDACKDAVMQIFEKLVVELRTHEVEHFKSWLHSVCRNFCLMQLRARKTFVTAHDIDNEHDETLLIATGPEEPLFYDRQFDALEMCLGTLQTEQRMTIQLFYMQEKCYKEISEETGFDLNKVKSYIQNGKRNLKICIERNGRE
- a CDS encoding response regulator transcription factor, which gives rise to MSSRRNLLIIDDEPSITKILEHFLKKDFDVVIKSDGSEGMLWLEEGNQADLIIADLHMPNLSGKEFLKVAKASNLYADIPVIILSGSDESSERIQCLNLGADDFMVKPFNPMEVHAKINAILRRSKRYS
- a CDS encoding energy transducer TonB, yielding MVENRSDMAGFEEFRRYQNGEMSPREQHLLEKQMLEDPMLAEAYEGFLAMHHNTADLASLQKELKQNLERRTTNHRKWIIPLWTYGAAASLVLTLGTLWLVFVSNPQKGDNKETGQNLVEIPAPEPETARQSEPETAAPSAPETKPAIASQTEKPAPRTTTPGSRAQEPEPATVVSPRKFETDLAAADHDDQVSVPAAAPAEKQAFANTARGPVPAPASRVREQPKYKKSQTVVPEATSVRSLTALPVPADSVMKLTASPLMGWDAYRSYLEKRTAAARRKGEVTVSFYVNSDGTLADLTAEGERQLQPEAIRIVKEGPQWVPARQNGSAVRTPVKVILNFKK
- a CDS encoding DUF4202 domain-containing protein, giving the protein MKNLEKAFALFDAYNRNSPEHLIHEGTDYPVEYFYAVKLYEWVTKLAPDASEGLLLASRAQHIGRWEIARNSYPEGRVGYLKWRTDLSKFHASKAAEILGSVGYDSETIERVQQIIRKQGIKADPEIQTMENALCLVFLQYQYDNLIGKTSEEKMINILQKTWAKMSDPGRNMALSLHYSDEGKRLINMALNAG